From one Mycolicibacterium sp. HK-90 genomic stretch:
- the eat gene encoding ethanolamine permease has product MAGVEEHLESADYLKKRQLKSGSAGWLLLAGLGVSYVISGDFSGWNFGLEQGGFGGLLIAVVIIAAMYFCMVLGLAELSSSLPAAGGGYTFARRALGPWGGFATGTAILIEYSIAPAAIATFIGGYVESLGLFGIHKGWWVYLAAFIIFIGIHLAGVGEALRLMFVITAIALLGLVIFAVSAIGSFDVANLTDIAPDTAAAGASAFLPHGYLGIWAAIPFAIWFFLAVEGVPLAAEETANPERNVPRGIIAAMTVLIVTCVTVLFLTTGAGGAEAMSTVDDPLVQALGGEGTAAKLVNYIGLAGLIASFFSIIYAYSRQTFALSRAGYLPTALSVTNKRKAPTLALIVPGIVGFLLSLTGQGALILNMAVFGAALSYVLMMVSHIVLRVREPNMPRPYRTPGGIATTGFALVVAVVAVIATFLVDPVAAGLCLLVFAGFMLYFAVYSRHKLVANSPDEEFAMLAQAESELK; this is encoded by the coding sequence ATGGCGGGTGTGGAAGAACACCTGGAGAGCGCTGACTATCTCAAGAAGCGTCAGCTCAAATCCGGAAGTGCGGGCTGGCTGCTGCTGGCCGGCCTCGGCGTCAGCTACGTCATTTCCGGCGACTTCTCGGGCTGGAACTTCGGCCTCGAGCAGGGCGGCTTCGGCGGCCTGCTGATCGCCGTCGTGATCATCGCAGCCATGTACTTCTGCATGGTTCTCGGGTTGGCCGAACTGTCCTCGTCGCTGCCCGCGGCGGGCGGTGGCTACACGTTCGCTCGCCGCGCGCTGGGGCCGTGGGGCGGGTTCGCCACCGGTACCGCGATCCTGATCGAGTACTCGATCGCGCCGGCCGCGATCGCCACGTTCATCGGCGGCTACGTCGAATCGCTCGGCCTGTTCGGCATACACAAGGGCTGGTGGGTCTACCTGGCGGCGTTCATCATCTTCATCGGCATCCATCTCGCCGGCGTCGGTGAGGCGTTGCGGCTGATGTTCGTCATCACGGCGATCGCCCTGCTGGGCCTGGTGATCTTCGCGGTGAGTGCCATCGGGAGCTTCGACGTCGCCAACCTGACCGACATCGCCCCCGACACGGCCGCCGCCGGTGCCTCGGCGTTCCTGCCGCACGGTTACCTCGGTATCTGGGCCGCCATCCCGTTCGCGATCTGGTTCTTCCTGGCCGTCGAGGGCGTCCCGCTGGCCGCCGAGGAGACCGCCAACCCGGAGCGCAACGTGCCGCGCGGCATCATCGCCGCGATGACGGTGCTGATCGTCACTTGCGTGACGGTGCTGTTCCTGACCACGGGTGCCGGTGGCGCGGAAGCGATGTCGACGGTGGACGATCCGCTGGTGCAGGCACTCGGCGGTGAGGGCACGGCGGCCAAGTTGGTCAACTACATCGGCCTGGCCGGTTTGATCGCCAGCTTCTTCTCGATCATCTACGCCTACTCCCGGCAGACGTTCGCCCTGTCGCGGGCCGGCTACCTGCCCACCGCACTGTCGGTGACCAACAAGCGCAAGGCCCCGACACTGGCGCTGATCGTCCCGGGCATCGTCGGCTTCCTGCTGTCGCTGACGGGTCAAGGTGCCCTGATCCTCAACATGGCTGTCTTCGGCGCGGCGCTGAGCTACGTGCTGATGATGGTCAGCCACATCGTGCTGCGGGTGCGTGAGCCGAACATGCCGCGGCCATACCGCACCCCGGGTGGTATCGCCACCACCGGCTTCGCCCTGGTGGTCGCGGTCGTGGCAGTCATCGCGACCTTCCTGGTGGACCCGGTCGCCGCGGGCCTGTGCCTGCTGGTGTTCGCCGGATTCATGCTCTACTTCGCGGTCTACAGCAGGCACAAGCTGGTCGCCAACTCGCCCGACGAGGAGTTCGCGATGCTCGCGCAGGCGGAGAGCGAACTGAAATGA
- a CDS encoding ethanolamine ammonia-lyase subunit EutB — translation MKYHQQVSGVTYSFDGLVEVMAKATPLRSGDQLAGCAAEHDGERAAAAWVLADLPLEVFLNEDLVPYDTDEVTRLIMDSHDRQAFSEISHLTVGGLRDWLMDTAAHDHSAERLAAVAPGLTPEMVAAVSKIMRNQDLIAVSAAAEVTAAFRTTVGARGTLATRLQPNHPTDDPRGIAAAVLDGLLLGCGDAVIGINPATDSPQATADLLYLLDSIRTRYDIPAQSCVLSHVTTTIGLIEAGAPVDLMFQSIAGTEGANSAFGVDLQLLREGNEAARSLRRGTVGDNVMYLETGQGSVLSSGTHLGVGGKPVDQQTLEARAYAVARDLQPLLVNTVVGFIGPEYLYDGKQIIRAGLEDHFCGKLLGLPMGVDVCYTNHAEADQNDMDTLLTLLAAAGVAFVITVPGADDVMLGYQSLSFHDVLTTRRTLGLRPAAEFEGWLRRVGMVDDSGKLTPFDLESSVLRSLTSAEAR, via the coding sequence ATGAAGTACCACCAGCAGGTCTCGGGGGTGACCTACAGCTTCGACGGACTCGTCGAGGTGATGGCCAAGGCCACCCCGCTGCGCTCCGGCGATCAACTCGCCGGGTGCGCGGCCGAGCACGACGGCGAACGCGCTGCGGCCGCCTGGGTGCTCGCGGACCTGCCGTTGGAGGTGTTCCTCAACGAGGATCTGGTGCCGTACGACACCGACGAGGTGACCCGGCTGATCATGGACAGCCATGACCGCCAAGCCTTTTCGGAGATCTCGCATCTGACCGTCGGCGGGTTGCGGGACTGGCTGATGGACACCGCGGCCCACGATCACAGCGCCGAGCGGTTGGCCGCGGTCGCACCCGGCCTCACCCCGGAAATGGTCGCCGCGGTCAGCAAGATCATGCGCAACCAGGATCTGATCGCGGTGTCGGCCGCCGCGGAGGTCACCGCGGCGTTCCGGACCACCGTCGGCGCCCGCGGCACCCTGGCTACCCGGCTGCAGCCCAACCATCCGACGGACGACCCGCGCGGCATCGCCGCGGCGGTGCTCGACGGGTTGCTGCTGGGCTGCGGTGACGCGGTGATCGGGATCAATCCGGCCACCGACTCACCGCAGGCCACCGCCGATCTGCTGTACCTGCTCGACTCGATCCGCACGCGCTACGACATCCCCGCCCAGTCCTGCGTGTTGTCGCACGTGACCACCACGATCGGTCTGATCGAGGCCGGGGCTCCGGTGGACCTGATGTTCCAGTCGATCGCGGGCACCGAGGGCGCCAACTCCGCATTCGGGGTCGACCTGCAGCTGCTGCGGGAGGGCAACGAGGCGGCGCGCAGCCTGCGCCGCGGCACCGTCGGCGACAACGTCATGTACCTGGAGACCGGGCAGGGCTCGGTCCTGAGCTCGGGCACGCACCTGGGCGTCGGCGGCAAGCCCGTCGACCAGCAGACCTTGGAGGCCCGCGCTTACGCGGTGGCCCGCGACCTGCAGCCGCTGCTGGTCAACACCGTCGTCGGCTTCATCGGCCCGGAGTACCTGTACGACGGCAAGCAGATCATCCGGGCCGGCCTGGAAGACCACTTCTGCGGCAAGCTGCTCGGCCTGCCGATGGGGGTGGACGTCTGCTACACCAACCACGCCGAGGCCGACCAGAACGACATGGACACCCTGCTGACGTTGCTGGCTGCCGCGGGAGTGGCGTTCGTCATCACCGTGCCCGGCGCCGACGACGTCATGCTGGGCTACCAGAGCTTGTCGTTCCACGACGTGCTGACCACCCGCCGCACGCTGGGTCTGCGACCGGCCGCCGAGTTCGAGGGCTGGCTGCGCCGGGTCGGCATGGTCGACGACTCCGGCAAGCTGACCCCGTTCGACCTGGAGAGTTCGGTACTGCGGTCGCTCACGTCGGCGGAGGCGCGATGA
- the eutC gene encoding ethanolamine ammonia-lyase subunit EutC, protein MSANDLAIQEFWDELRKTTQARIGLGRAGNALPTRRVLELAAAHAVARDAVHVPLDVDRLRQALVEVGIGEPTVVTSRATSRDEYLRRPDLGRAPADDMQVPETPADIGFVLADGLSPTALDHHGAALLAALVDQLKDRYTLAPPVIATQARVALGDHIGAQARVRTLLVIIGERPGLSVADSLGIYLTHLPMPGRTDADRNCISNIHPPDGLGYAEAARVAAGLVDGALALGRSGVDLKDTSRTAALGAPGVAELTQSNSPEST, encoded by the coding sequence ATGAGCGCGAATGACCTTGCGATTCAGGAGTTCTGGGACGAGCTGCGCAAGACCACGCAGGCCAGGATCGGGCTGGGCCGGGCCGGCAATGCGCTGCCCACCCGCCGGGTGCTCGAGCTGGCCGCGGCGCACGCCGTGGCCCGCGACGCCGTGCACGTGCCGCTGGACGTGGATCGACTCAGGCAAGCTCTCGTCGAGGTCGGCATCGGCGAGCCCACCGTGGTGACCAGTAGAGCGACCTCGCGCGACGAGTACCTGCGCCGCCCCGACCTCGGCCGGGCACCCGCCGATGACATGCAGGTACCCGAGACCCCGGCCGACATCGGGTTCGTACTGGCCGACGGACTCTCGCCGACCGCGCTGGATCACCACGGCGCCGCGCTGCTGGCGGCGTTGGTGGACCAGCTGAAAGACCGCTACACCCTGGCCCCGCCGGTGATCGCCACGCAGGCGCGGGTCGCGCTCGGCGATCACATAGGGGCACAGGCGCGCGTCCGAACTCTGCTCGTCATCATCGGGGAGCGGCCCGGTCTCAGCGTCGCCGACAGCCTGGGGATCTACCTCACCCACTTGCCGATGCCCGGCCGCACCGACGCCGACCGCAACTGCATCTCCAACATCCATCCGCCCGACGGCCTGGGCTATGCCGAAGCCGCCCGGGTGGCGGCCGGATTGGTCGACGGTGCGCTGGCGCTCGGGCGCTCCGGCGTCGACCTGAAAGACACCTCGCGGACCGCGGCTCTCGGCGCTCCGGGCGTCGCCGAACTGACCCAGTCGAACTCACCTGAATCCACCTGA
- a CDS encoding HAD family phosphatase, with the protein MTSRAPLSLLVAAVTAVLTVAGCGSGTESSQPAAEAPACRTLADNAGWYGDNRDRINAMLTELGTCGADGSVTDGAPLALFDWDNTVVKNDIGDATFFWMVRNGKLRAPAGGDWSTTSPYLTPQAAAALSKACAATAPGQPMPTNTDLGCADELVSVYTDGETRADEPAFAGFNARRFEPSYAWAAQMLAGWPESELTGFAEAARKENLDAPEGTEQKVGSGDETGWVRYYPQMRDLVETLRANGFDVRIISASAEPVVRVWAAELGFTPDKVMGVRTERNGDVLTSKLVPCGGETAIPYIEGKRCRVNEDVFGVKGPAAFEQQPDAKRAAFAAGDSDTDVTFLSDATGLRLVLNRQKTELMCTAYDNSDGRWLVNPMFIKPMDKGDTYECATEGYIEPSGKEGPLHRADGSVVPDQQDSVS; encoded by the coding sequence ATGACCTCACGCGCACCGTTGTCCCTGCTCGTCGCCGCGGTGACCGCGGTACTGACCGTCGCCGGGTGCGGCTCGGGCACCGAGTCGTCGCAACCCGCGGCGGAGGCGCCGGCCTGCCGGACTCTGGCCGACAACGCCGGTTGGTACGGCGACAACCGGGACCGGATCAACGCGATGCTCACGGAGCTGGGCACCTGTGGGGCGGACGGATCGGTGACCGACGGGGCACCGCTGGCGCTGTTCGACTGGGACAACACCGTGGTCAAGAACGACATCGGCGATGCGACGTTCTTCTGGATGGTGCGCAACGGCAAGCTGCGGGCACCCGCCGGCGGGGACTGGTCGACCACCAGCCCGTACCTCACGCCCCAGGCCGCCGCGGCGCTGTCCAAGGCGTGCGCGGCGACGGCGCCCGGCCAGCCGATGCCGACCAACACCGACCTCGGGTGCGCCGACGAACTGGTGTCGGTCTACACCGACGGTGAGACGCGCGCGGACGAACCGGCATTCGCCGGCTTCAACGCCCGCCGGTTCGAGCCGTCGTACGCGTGGGCGGCGCAGATGCTCGCCGGCTGGCCCGAATCCGAACTGACCGGTTTCGCCGAGGCCGCCCGCAAGGAGAACCTCGACGCGCCCGAGGGCACCGAGCAGAAGGTCGGCAGCGGCGACGAGACCGGCTGGGTCCGGTACTACCCGCAGATGCGGGATCTGGTGGAAACCTTGCGCGCCAACGGTTTCGACGTTCGGATCATCTCCGCATCGGCCGAGCCGGTAGTGCGGGTGTGGGCGGCCGAGCTCGGTTTCACCCCCGACAAGGTGATGGGCGTGCGGACCGAGCGCAACGGGGATGTGCTGACGTCGAAGCTGGTGCCGTGCGGTGGTGAGACGGCCATCCCGTACATCGAGGGCAAGCGGTGCCGGGTCAACGAGGACGTCTTCGGGGTCAAGGGGCCTGCCGCGTTCGAACAGCAGCCCGACGCGAAGCGGGCCGCGTTCGCCGCCGGGGACTCCGACACCGACGTCACGTTCCTCAGCGATGCCACCGGGCTGCGCCTGGTGCTCAACCGGCAGAAGACCGAGCTGATGTGCACGGCTTACGACAACTCCGATGGCCGCTGGCTGGTCAACCCGATGTTCATCAAGCCGATGGACAAGGGGGACACCTATGAGTGCGCGACCGAGGGCTACATCGAGCCCAGTGGGAAGGAAGGCCCGCTGCACCGGGCCGACGGCAGTGTGGTGCCCGACCAGCAGGACTCGGTCTCGTAG
- the rplM gene encoding 50S ribosomal protein L13: MPTYTPKAGDTTRTWYVIDAQDVVLGRLAAAAANLLRGKHKPTFTPNVDGGDFVIVINAEKIAVSGNKLTNKFAYSHSGYPGGLRKRTIGELLEKHPTRVVENAIIGMLPHTKLGRQIQKKLKVYAGPEHPHAAQQPVPYEIKQVAQ; the protein is encoded by the coding sequence GTGCCTACGTACACGCCGAAGGCGGGTGACACCACGCGCACGTGGTACGTCATCGACGCCCAGGACGTGGTGCTCGGCCGGCTCGCCGCTGCAGCTGCCAATCTGCTGCGCGGCAAGCACAAGCCGACATTCACGCCGAATGTCGACGGTGGCGACTTCGTCATCGTCATCAATGCCGAGAAGATTGCCGTCAGCGGCAACAAGCTCACCAACAAGTTCGCTTACAGCCACTCGGGTTACCCGGGCGGTCTGCGCAAGCGCACCATCGGCGAGCTGCTGGAGAAGCACCCGACCCGCGTCGTCGAGAACGCGATCATCGGCATGCTGCCCCACACCAAGCTCGGTCGGCAGATCCAGAAGAAGCTCAAGGTCTACGCCGGCCCGGAGCATCCGCACGCCGCGCAGCAGCCGGTTCCGTACGAGATCAAGCAGGTGGCCCAGTGA
- the rpsI gene encoding 30S ribosomal protein S9, protein MTESVEVEQEHREPVIIDRPIQTVGRRKEAVVRVRLVPGTGQFNLDGRTLENYFPNKVHQQLIKAPLVTVDRLEQFDIYAHLDGGGPSGQAGALRLAIARALILVQPEDRPALKRAGFLTRDPRAIERKKYGLKKARKAPQYSKR, encoded by the coding sequence GTGACCGAGAGCGTCGAGGTGGAGCAGGAGCACCGCGAGCCGGTCATCATCGACCGCCCGATCCAGACCGTCGGCCGCCGCAAGGAGGCCGTGGTGCGGGTTCGCCTGGTGCCCGGCACCGGCCAGTTCAACCTGGACGGCCGCACCCTGGAGAACTACTTCCCGAACAAGGTGCACCAGCAGCTGATCAAGGCCCCGCTGGTGACCGTCGACCGCCTCGAGCAGTTCGACATCTACGCCCACCTCGATGGTGGTGGCCCCTCGGGCCAGGCCGGCGCGCTGCGCCTGGCCATCGCCCGTGCGCTGATCCTGGTGCAGCCGGAGGACCGGCCCGCCCTCAAGCGCGCCGGCTTCCTGACGCGTGACCCGCGTGCCATCGAGCGCAAGAAGTACGGCCTCAAGAAGGCCCGCAAGGCGCCTCAGTACAGCAAGCGCTGA
- a CDS encoding GMC family oxidoreductase: MAQRHDYDLIIVGAGTAGSVLASRLSADPDVRVLLIEAGDSVAEPASAIPSQWQTLVGGPSDAGGLTPVQAGTGTEIHVARGRGLGGSSSINAMLFARGHRESYADWPVGWQFDDLLPYFKRSETARAGDPALRGVDGPLRVAKADPPNAVLAAALSAAEQCGYPLARDVSSGAEIGFGATDLTIDGGRRQSAADAYLRAALGRPNLELVSGAVVHRLLITAGRCVGVQFRQADHAVTERFAAEVVLAAGAIGSAQLLMLSGVGPRAHLEEVGIEVVHELPGVGSNLQDHPLTGVIYRAAQKIPTPENNHGEAMGLIRTTSTDGPPDLQILLVDTAAVTGLDLPDTYLIGVSPMQPYSRGSVRLATAQAADAPVVDPNYLSDERDWKVMIEGFRIAREIGSAPALSAWRGEELAPGLDVVDEDSLRQFIRSSASSYFHPVGTCAMGDTAQSVVDTDLRVHGIANLRIADASVMPSLPSNNPMATVYGLAERASDLIGGGLRCGNRAAQDVV; encoded by the coding sequence ATGGCACAGCGGCACGACTACGACCTCATCATCGTCGGGGCCGGAACCGCGGGTTCGGTCCTGGCTTCGAGGCTCAGTGCGGATCCCGACGTCCGGGTGTTGTTGATCGAGGCGGGCGACTCTGTTGCCGAACCGGCGAGTGCGATCCCATCCCAATGGCAGACCCTCGTGGGTGGTCCATCCGACGCCGGCGGGCTCACGCCGGTGCAGGCGGGCACGGGAACCGAGATTCATGTGGCCCGCGGTCGCGGCCTCGGCGGCTCGTCCTCGATCAATGCCATGCTGTTCGCCCGCGGGCATCGCGAGAGCTACGCGGATTGGCCGGTGGGCTGGCAGTTCGACGATCTGCTGCCCTACTTCAAGAGAAGTGAAACGGCGCGCGCCGGTGATCCGGCCTTGCGCGGGGTCGACGGCCCTTTGCGGGTGGCAAAGGCGGACCCGCCCAACGCCGTCCTGGCCGCGGCTTTGTCGGCTGCCGAACAGTGTGGGTACCCCCTCGCCCGTGACGTCAGCAGCGGTGCCGAAATCGGTTTTGGTGCAACGGATCTGACGATCGATGGCGGACGCCGGCAAAGTGCGGCAGATGCCTACCTGCGGGCCGCGCTGGGGCGCCCCAATCTCGAACTGGTCTCCGGCGCCGTCGTACATCGGTTGCTGATCACTGCCGGACGCTGCGTCGGTGTGCAATTCCGCCAGGCAGATCACGCAGTCACGGAGAGGTTCGCCGCAGAGGTGGTGCTGGCGGCCGGGGCGATCGGGTCGGCCCAACTGCTGATGTTGTCCGGGGTGGGCCCGCGAGCGCACCTGGAGGAGGTTGGCATCGAGGTCGTCCACGAGCTGCCCGGAGTCGGGTCCAACCTGCAGGATCATCCGCTCACTGGCGTCATATACCGTGCAGCACAAAAGATTCCGACGCCGGAGAACAACCACGGTGAAGCCATGGGTCTGATCCGGACCACGTCCACCGACGGGCCTCCGGATCTGCAGATCTTGCTCGTGGACACCGCTGCGGTCACGGGACTCGACCTGCCCGACACATATCTGATCGGTGTCTCGCCGATGCAGCCGTACAGCCGGGGCAGTGTCAGGCTGGCCACCGCGCAGGCTGCCGACGCCCCGGTGGTCGACCCGAACTACCTCAGCGACGAACGCGACTGGAAGGTCATGATCGAAGGCTTCAGAATCGCCCGCGAAATCGGGAGTGCACCGGCGTTGTCCGCCTGGCGGGGTGAGGAATTGGCTCCCGGTCTCGACGTGGTGGACGAGGATTCACTGCGACAGTTCATCCGGTCCAGCGCCAGCTCCTACTTCCATCCGGTCGGCACGTGCGCGATGGGTGATACCGCGCAGTCGGTCGTGGATACCGACCTGCGCGTGCACGGCATCGCCAACCTTCGGATCGCGGACGCCTCCGTGATGCCGTCGCTGCCCTCGAACAATCCGATGGCGACTGTGTACGGACTGGCCGAGCGGGCGTCCGACTTGATCGGTGGTGGTTTGCGGTGCGGGAACCGCGCCGCTCAGGACGTCGTCTGA
- a CDS encoding TetR/AcrR family transcriptional regulator, translating to MATAQQTGDRPRNADNLLRAAAELLDSGGVDAVSTRAVAAAAGVQPPVIYRQFGDKDGLLDALTHYLLRAYISAKRQLMDESPDPLDQLRKIWDLHLEFALQHPAAYLLAYAPTRQPGELGAAAKTETVNLLAETVAKLGDQGKLAMSVDRATRYVYSAGLGVILTLLQQAPDDRDFQLSEIVRENALAAILHSTSTPQDHTTELPARAVALAEALRGAGDVPVSSAERALLEEWLRRLADQTTS from the coding sequence ATGGCGACGGCACAGCAGACCGGCGATCGGCCCCGCAACGCCGACAATCTCCTCCGTGCGGCCGCTGAACTTCTGGACTCCGGCGGTGTCGATGCAGTATCGACGCGGGCCGTGGCCGCGGCAGCCGGTGTGCAGCCACCGGTCATCTATCGGCAGTTCGGCGACAAAGACGGGCTGCTCGACGCGCTGACGCACTATCTGCTGCGGGCATACATCTCGGCCAAGCGCCAGCTCATGGACGAGTCCCCCGATCCGCTCGACCAACTGCGCAAGATATGGGACCTGCACCTGGAATTCGCGCTGCAGCACCCCGCCGCCTATCTGCTCGCGTACGCGCCGACGCGCCAGCCTGGGGAGCTCGGCGCAGCCGCAAAAACCGAAACCGTCAACCTGCTCGCCGAGACCGTGGCCAAGCTCGGCGATCAGGGCAAGCTCGCCATGAGCGTCGACCGCGCCACCCGCTATGTCTATTCCGCCGGCCTCGGGGTCATCCTGACCCTGCTCCAGCAGGCACCGGACGATCGGGACTTTCAACTGTCCGAGATCGTTCGCGAGAATGCGCTCGCGGCGATCCTGCACAGCACGTCGACACCGCAGGACCACACCACCGAGCTCCCCGCCCGTGCCGTGGCTCTTGCCGAGGCACTGCGGGGAGCCGGTGACGTCCCGGTCAGCTCAGCCGAGCGGGCACTCCTGGAGGAATGGCTGCGCCGACTCGCCGATCAGACGACGTCCTGA
- the glmM gene encoding phosphoglucosamine mutase, whose protein sequence is MGRLFGTDGVRGVANRDLTAELAVALGSAAARRLGNSAGPGRRVAVVGRDPRASGEMLEAAVIAGITSEGVDALRVGVLPTPAVAYLTSAYDADFGVMISASHNPMPDNGIKVFGPGGHKLDDAAEDRIEELVQAGPGSRPTGAGIGRVLDAEDALDRYLRHASKAVTTRLEGLTVVVDCAHGAAWAAAPRAYRAAGANVIAINAEPNGLNINDGCGSTHMEVLQAAVVEHGADLGLAHDGDADRCLAVDAAGQVVDGDAIMVVLALAMQDAGELASNTLVTTVMSNLGLHLAMRAAGIEVRTTSVGDRYVLEELRAGEFSLGGEQSGHIVLPGFGTTGDGIVTGLRLMSRMAQTRTTLTALAEPMRTLPQVLINVQVEDKAAVAIAPSVQSAVAQAEAELGDTGRILLRPSGTEQVVRVMVEAADENTARLLAVRVAESVSGHSA, encoded by the coding sequence ATGGGTCGACTGTTCGGCACCGATGGGGTGCGCGGGGTCGCCAATCGCGATCTGACTGCCGAACTGGCAGTGGCACTCGGTTCGGCGGCTGCCCGGCGTCTCGGTAATTCCGCGGGGCCTGGCCGGCGGGTCGCCGTGGTGGGCCGTGATCCGCGGGCCAGCGGTGAGATGCTGGAGGCCGCGGTCATCGCCGGTATCACCAGCGAGGGTGTCGATGCCCTGCGGGTCGGGGTTTTGCCGACGCCCGCGGTGGCGTATCTGACCAGTGCTTATGACGCGGATTTCGGCGTCATGATCTCCGCGTCGCACAACCCGATGCCCGACAACGGCATCAAGGTCTTCGGACCCGGCGGGCACAAGCTCGACGATGCCGCCGAGGACCGCATCGAGGAACTCGTGCAGGCGGGTCCGGGGAGCAGACCGACCGGGGCCGGCATCGGCCGGGTGCTCGACGCCGAGGACGCGTTGGACCGCTACCTGCGGCACGCCTCCAAGGCCGTCACCACCCGCCTCGAAGGACTCACCGTGGTCGTCGACTGCGCGCACGGTGCGGCGTGGGCGGCCGCGCCCCGTGCCTACCGGGCCGCCGGCGCCAACGTCATCGCGATCAACGCCGAACCCAACGGCCTGAACATCAACGACGGCTGCGGCTCCACCCACATGGAGGTGCTGCAGGCGGCCGTTGTCGAGCACGGCGCCGATCTCGGGCTGGCCCATGACGGCGACGCCGACCGGTGCCTGGCGGTCGACGCCGCCGGCCAGGTGGTCGACGGCGACGCGATCATGGTCGTGCTGGCGCTGGCCATGCAGGACGCCGGCGAACTGGCGTCCAACACGCTGGTCACCACGGTGATGAGCAACCTCGGGTTGCACCTGGCCATGCGGGCGGCCGGCATCGAGGTTCGCACCACGAGCGTCGGGGACCGGTACGTCCTGGAGGAGTTGCGGGCCGGCGAGTTCTCGCTCGGTGGTGAGCAGTCCGGCCACATCGTGTTGCCCGGCTTCGGCACGACCGGTGACGGCATCGTGACCGGCCTGCGGCTGATGTCGCGGATGGCTCAGACTCGCACCACGTTGACTGCGCTCGCCGAGCCGATGCGCACGTTGCCGCAGGTGCTGATCAACGTTCAGGTCGAGGACAAGGCGGCGGTGGCGATCGCGCCATCTGTGCAGTCCGCGGTGGCCCAGGCCGAGGCCGAACTCGGCGACACCGGCCGAATCCTGTTGCGTCCTTCTGGAACCGAGCAGGTGGTTCGGGTGATGGTGGAGGCCGCCGACGAGAACACGGCGCGCCTGCTCGCGGTGCGGGTGGCCGAATCGGTCAGCGGCCACTCGGCCTGA
- a CDS encoding type VII secretion target produces MGDVAAARVDAAALSSVAAGYGSIAADLDSVVRDRLRGPLFDGASAGRVHVADGDAVRTAVDEVTDGLRRWARAGAEIAAVLRGSVDRYALADARAAARVG; encoded by the coding sequence ATGGGAGATGTAGCTGCCGCTCGCGTCGACGCCGCGGCATTGTCGTCGGTGGCCGCCGGATACGGCTCGATTGCCGCCGATCTCGATTCCGTGGTGCGTGACCGCCTGCGCGGCCCGCTGTTCGACGGTGCCTCCGCCGGGCGAGTTCATGTGGCCGACGGCGACGCGGTGCGGACCGCGGTCGACGAGGTGACGGACGGGCTGCGTCGATGGGCGCGGGCCGGCGCTGAGATCGCGGCCGTGTTGCGGGGTTCGGTCGATCGGTATGCGCTTGCCGACGCGCGCGCTGCGGCCCGGGTGGGCTGA